CCTGAGCCTggagaacaagacaaaaaacctTCTGCCACCCAGCAGAAGAGAAACACCAAACTCTCTAGCAAAACCGTTGCTAGGTTATCCACGAGTGCGAAAAGGATTCAGAAGGAGCTGGCTGAAATGACCCTGGATGGGCTTCCTAACTGCAGTGCTGGGCCTAAGGCACATAACATCTACGAATGGAGGTCGACCATCCTTGGTCCCCAAGGGTCCGTGTACGAAGGTGGTGTGTTTCTTCTGGACATCACATTTTCGCCCAATTATCCATTTAAGCCACCGAAGGTTACTTTCCGCACCAGAATCTATCACTGCAACATCAACAGCCAGGGCGTCATCTGCCTGGACATCCTGAAAGACAACTGGAGTCCGGCTCTGACGGTTTCAAAGGTTCTGCTGTCCATTTGTTCTCTTTTGACAGATTGCAACCCCGAGGACCCTCTGGTTAGAAGCATAGCTACTCAATATTTGACCAACAGAGAAGAACATGACAGGATAGCCAGGCTGTGGACCAAGAGATACGCGACAGGATCACGCCATTTGTAAGCCGTGTGAACGCACGTCCGGGAGGCATCTTTTCATTGTGCTACACATCTTTACCATACGGACGTCTGGGTATATGTTATACTGATTCCACCCCTGCTTTTATCCTCGGGAGAATGGGAGATTCCCCCAAAAGCTCAGGGAGCACCTTCTGTATCATCTCAAACACAATAAACATGCTCCtgcaggcatttaaaaaaaaagagtaatgtaGAAAATCGATGATTGCTAAGGGGGTGGTTTAAATTACCCTTCTGCCCTTGCCATAGCGGCACTGCTAAGCACGAGGGAGGGTGGAACTTAGAATGACAGGAAAGCCGATAAAGAAAGTGTGTGGGGGGTTTCACTAAAACTAGCCCAGTGTCTGGGGTATAGGATGTGCTCAGTGATTATTCTATTTGGGACTGGGTGGCGGGAGGTGACACCTTAGCGTGATTAGGGAGGGCCGAGATGTGTGAGCAGAGGTCTGGATGAGGTGCGGGTGAGCCAGGCAGCTGTCCGGAGGAAAAGTGGTCCAGCCCGAGGGAGGGGCAGACGCCAAGCTCCCGAAGCGGGGACATGTTGTAAGTGTATTTGAGAAGCAGCAAGAAGGTCAGTGTAGCTAGAGCCAGAATAAAGGAGGAGGTGTAGGCAAGGGTCAGATCGCTTCTGGCTTTTTAAGGCCATGGTGAAgactttggatttttatttttttatgttttaaagacacagctaccttttctttctttttttaaacttttatttatttgtgtttttccaggacccatcagctccaagtcacatagttgtttcaatctagttggggagggcgcaactcacagggGCCCATGGGGGGATTGAACCGCTAActttggtgttaagagcaccgcgctctaaccgactgagctaacctgccgcccctggattttattttgtgtgtgacGGTCGGCTATGAGATGGTGTGGAGCAGGGGAGAAACACAAGCTGATTTCAAGTATGAAACTGATCACTCCGGCCGCTCTGTGGGGCCACGAATGGAAGAAGCAGCTGGAAACCCATCAGGCTTCTGTAACAGTTCAAGGAGGAGACGCTGGTGACTGGATTAGGGGGTAGTTGCTAcagagaaagttaaaaacaagTGGGGGTAGAATCTATTTTGAAGGCACAAGCAACAGAATCTGCTGTTGTGAGAATCAGGGATAATGGCCAAGTTTTTGGCCTGAACAATTAGGTGAGAGATGGCATCATTTACTGATAGGGAAACATCTGAAGGAGGAGGTTTAGGAGAGGAAATGTAGACTTCATTTCAGACACATTCTATTCTATTCAGGCATCATTTAAAATGGTTATCAAGTCCATCAGCTGGTagatacatacagtggaatattatcttgcaataaaaataattgaagccCTGGTACGtactacaacatgggtgaaccttgaaaacattacgccAAGTGAAAGCAGCAATGACAACAgtcacatgttgtatgattccatttatgtgacatgtccagaacaggcaaatctagaGAGACAGAAGGTACGTGTTTGCTTAGGactgggggaaatggggaatgaCCGCTAACGGGTGTGGGGTCTTTATCTggagtgatgaaatgttctaaaacggACTGTGATAGCACCACACTGTAAATATACAACACAACCCCAAAACCATTGAATTATTCACTTTAAACAGACACATGATATGGCATGGGAATTATATCTCACTCAACAAAGctgttataaaattatagttatcaAAACATTATGTAGCTATTTTAATAAAGGATTTTAAACctactaaaaagaaaaggaaaattaaatggcCAAAGGTGCTAATCCTTCTGTTAATTAACCACAGGAAAACTGGCTATTTAGACTATGTCAACACACCACCACCCACCTAGAAAGTGTTTGCTAATAATAAGCAAAGTAATTCTGAGGAATAACAGCTGCTTGACTGCTGACCTCCATAAAGCAGTCAttcttcatttgtgtgtgtgtgtgtgtgtgtgtgtgtgtgtgtgtgtgtgtgtgtgtcagagattGGATTATATGTAGTTTAGCTTTAGTATATATTGCcaccagttttccaaagtgtggAAATTTGATCTTGGAGAATCTGATGCAAGCTATGTTTCTCCTCTCCCAAATGCATAAATGCACATCCGTATACATACAAAGATATTGTATATGTTTTCAGATGTACAGAGACTCTCGGAAGCCTACCCAAGAAGTCCAGTTTCTAAAAATTCAAGCACTGTCACAAGAATAAACAGTGGCCTTCATTTATTCAGATTTGTGCTCAGCACACTCGTGTCCAAAATTTATGACTTGACCATTTAAAAGATCTGTAGTAtggctggtgggagtataaatcgGTACAACCCTACTTTGGAAAACTGGTGGTACTATGTATATACAAAAGCTGAACATAATCCAAACCCCTCCTAggagcaattccactcctagatacaTACGTATATCCAACTGAAATGCATTATGGTCACCAAAACATGTGTACCCAAGCAGCTCTATTTATAATTGCCCAAACTAGAACCCAAACGTTCAAAGTACAACAAATGAttacaaaaaatacatattgtaGAATTTCATTTCTATAATGTTCAAAAGCAAAACCAATCTATTGTGTTAGAAATCAGGATTGTGGTTACTTCTAATGGGGAAGATAGTGATTGGGAGAGGGTATGACGGGGATTTTTGGGGAGCTGATAATGTTTCTTGAGCTGGGTGCTGGTTACACAGGTCGGCTCACTATTCACTGAGttgtacattttcatttattttgatttatgcACTTTCTCTATGTTATGGTTTCATAAAAAGTTTACAAAGAAAAGGTATCTAACATGAAGAATAAGATGGAGCAGAGGAGTAAAAGACTGAATTAAAAGGagtcatctaatttttaaaacatgcccCATATTACCTTgaacattttacaataaaaagtcttttaaagCTTCATAATTCTTAAAGGTTCATTAAGAATCCAGTCCGCTATTCCATTACCTTCTCTGGTCTTCCCCTTTTGATCATAACcatctcttcctctctgctcccaaATAAAGAAATCTAATTTAGTTTAATATGTCAGTTTAACGTAAGTTACCTAAGACCTTTTTGGCCTCCACCTGACAGTACAAGAAAAGCTGCGGTAACggagcttgggggtgggggaagctttacaaatattttgagttattatggctttaaatatttagaagtctTCATCTTTAGATTGgggcagggtggtggtggtggtggtggaattTTAACATCTCTGCAATGTGAAAACAACTTTGGCTTTGAATTTTTTCCCCCACcaaatcaggaaaataatgtATATCTACTAGGCTTACTTATGTGGCAGAAAAATGTGGATTTGGTCAAGAAGCCCTTCTGAAGAAGCCCCTAGATTCCTAGCTGAGTTTCTAAAGTAAGTTCAGATAAAATATGCTGTTATATTTAGGGAGGTTCAATTTGGTTGAGAAAACATGAGTCAGATTATTGATACTCAGGGGAAAATATTCCTACACAAAACATGTCTATTTGTGGAGCTCTTAGGGAGTATTTGATTCCCCCACCTTCAGGTGAACCTACTTTTTTACGATCTGGAATGTAGAGGAAAACTAATAGCAGTGAATTGGGCTGCTAGAAAAAGGTGATTTCTGCCAGGGAGTGACCCTTACTTTGACTTGCATTCCGTGAGAATTTTACCAATTTATCAATTAGAAGTCATGTCTGGTCTGTCTCTCAAATTACGTAGACATCTAGAACTCACAGAGGAGAAGGGAAGACAGACCAAGGCCTTGAGAAGCATTGGAGATACAGGAAGGACGATTCATGCACAGGTGTAAAAGATaataggaaaatacagaaaaacctAGTTCTACCTAACTTATTTCAGCATTAAAgcaattgtttttattctttagggagtaagacatttttagaaatcatATGAATACATATCTATGGACATTTTAGCTATGTGGAAAAGGggaagtacaaataaaaatataatcttctTTATAGTTTTGTTAAAATTTGATGACAGAAAACACGAATGCAAGAAGAGAGTagtgtgaaatatttaaagtgttgttAAAATatccccaaaacaaaaataacccatCAATCCAGAATTCTACATCCagtaaaattatccttcaaaagtgaaggataagtaaagactttctcagacaaaatCTGAGGGAATTTTTGTCCAGCAGACTTGTTCTGTAAGCAATGTTAAACTCTTAAGggagaataaaaatggaatgtcAGAAACTCagttttatataaagaaaagcatcaaaaaagaacaattgaaggcaaacaaaaacaatttgattCGAAAACCTTAGTCTACAACTTGACTATACATAGTCTCTTCGAATTATATCTTTTAGAAATCTAGAGATAGGTGAAAAGCACACACATTCACGAAACACGTAACaaattattttgtacatattgGTTCCTCTGCCTAGAACAGCCTCCGCTCTTCCTTCTCAATCTGAAAAGATGCTTCATGAATGAGTTTAAATGGAGGCAAGAGTAGTGATTAAAAGTATGTTTCTGAACTCTGCACTGTCCTTAGGCAGGCCTCCTTACctgagttttctttaaaatatccttaTAGGATTTTGAGAGTTGTGAAGCATACATGagatacagtagtacctcagttttcgaacgtctctgttgacgaacattttggtttatgaacgccataaacccagaagtaaatgcttcagtttttgaacatgccttggaagtcgaacatgtcacgtggcttccacCGAGTGCAAGATTCTGAGGCCTAgttgttggctgttttcgaacatttcagaactcgaacggtcctccggaatggattacattcaaaaaccgaggtaccactataATATTGAAAGCAGTTAGCAGGGTACCTCACCAGAAAAGTGGTTAATGCAGGAAAGCTACAACAATGTCCCCAGCAAGAATGTTACTTTGCTTTGTGCTTCCACATACTACGTTTATACTTCTATTTGAACATAAATAAGATACTTGATCACAATGTATCTTATTTGTCCACTTCAGTGTGATCTTAGGAGCTGAAACTGTATCTTCCGCAACTTTTTATTGTTAGCACCTAGCAAGTGCCAGTCACTTTGtacatattcaatattttttggatgaatgaattaTAGGCGATAAAACACAAAGCTGGGTTCTCGAATGTTAACATGCAAGCCTTTCAAGACTGtgtttaaaatgcaggttcctaAGCCCCCAACCCCAGAGGCTGATTTACTGGGAACCTGCATTTTTGCAAGTAtatttctctcctcctccaaGTTATTTTGGTGCAGTGGTTTTCGCACCACATTTATGGAAACATTGTATAAAGGATGAATTACGGGAACACTGCTTTGTCTGAAGTAAAACAACGGAAGTATAAACCATTCTAACTACATGTCCTATTGTCCCTTGTGCTGGAAACATTATAAAGAGGGGAAGAATAAGCTACTTACAAGCACAGTTATCTCTTCACGTTAACTGTTCGTTAGGTGTCACCAACATTTGGAACTGAAAACTTTTAGCTCTTAGATAAGTTCCGGGTGCCACTTGCAAGTAGGTATTAATAGGACAGAATGTATACTCATTCTCTTCGTGGTAATAATGGTATAATTGGGTAACTTACTTTGATTCAGATGGAGACGTTATTTGGACCTTACAACATTGGCTGGTGTCCATGTTGATGTGCCCCGCCCCACCCTCAGTCTATGTCTGtgataattataatatttgtatattctaaTTTTCTTACACAGTATGAACCAGAGGCTGGTATCCTAGTGTAATGAGGGAGATTTACTGGCCTTTTGTGGAAAGTTCTTGTTTTCcgttaaaataactgaaattgtaAAACTGCACAGAGACCAGAGAGCCaataattatctttattatacaGAAACGTGAAGGTCATATGCGTTAAACGAGAAGGTGTTTTGAAATGAACATTATGCAGATTCAAACTGAAGACATCCTCATCTTAACAATATAAACATGACCCAGAGTTGCAAGAAAGAACTCAACTTTCACACCCTCAGTCAAGCTAAAACTTTCCACAGGAAAATCTGGTTTCAATTCCTGCCAAATTgttcaaatggaaagaaaaactaaatcaGGCAGAGACAACACATGGACtggtttttgtattttcagaGAGCCAGACTAAAGCTCCACTCAACCTCACATTGAGAATTTGTTTCATGTTAAAATTTGCATCTCTAGCTACCTAAGTGGTACccgaagtgaaaaataaaaacaacaacaaaaagttaattGGGGAATTTTGTGGGCCTAGACAGGTTTGGGGAGGAGATGAAAATTCTAATCATTCATTTAATTACCTCTGATCAGGAAGATTTAATTTCAGGGCCAGTCACCCGCATTAACTCTTTGACAGCCGATTTCTCTCTAATGGTCAAGAGGCAGGATGCATTTCTAGTATCGGTATAATAAACGCTTGACGTTAGCACAACTTGGTGCCTTTCCTCTAGTCCAAATACTAAACCTCCTATCAGCATGCTTTAGATACCAAATTGACGTTCCAACTAGGGTTTTTCTTAATAAGCTTCTCTTTGCACTACCTcaactgaaaaacattttagagATTTGGCCAGAAGGAGGGTTGACACAAGACGAAGGACTAGGAGGGTATCTGTGGATTAAATATAGACAAAACTACTTCCAGAACTCTTACGGGTAGACAGCATCTGTCAATTTACATAGGAAGCCAAAAACAGGGAACAAGACGATCTAGAGTTTAGATACTTTCTAGACTCAGGATGCTGCTATTCAGCAATTGAAATTTATAACTCTCTTGATTCGGTCAGAGTAGAGAGATTAAAGTAGTCTGGAGGAATCAGGACAGTCTGTGCAAGTTCTGATGCTACTTCCTGCATGAAAGAGGTGGCTgacagataaatatatttttttcatttcgaCTTCTGTCCTAATGAATAATGGAGTAGGATTAATACTAAGAAAGAGTAGAGAATATACTTCTGCTTCTACGGCTGTGAGAACCAGATACTCAAGTTTGGAATATCCTCATTAAGCTAGAATAGGAACGTGAGAAAATCACTAGTGGGATATATAATCCCAGAGACCACCTGCTCCAAAAACTAGTTTTGTTTCCATTGACCTTTATTCAAAGAGACAGTTATTTCCATAAGCTACATGAGTCTATAGCAGAGTCTGAGAGACAAAGactgaaaacatgtatttaaatttaagataGAAAGCAAGACTTTAAACAATGTAATCAATGGTTTGTTTTACGTCTCATTCACGTTCTGTGGCTAGAGAACTCCCACATCCCACTTAGATAATCTTGCTTATCCAAAAGCACACTGGATGGGAAGTAAAccaggaaatgagagaaaatgtttattgggCATGTGTGGGCTCACCTAGTTTATTCACCCCTGGAGTGGAAATCTAGGGAGAAATACAGTCTGCTTATAACAGGCAAGGTCTATGGAGAAGCCCTCAAGTTGCTCTCCCCAAATCACAAGTCTGattcaagagaaggaaagaaagatgatgaACAACATCTCATCGCACAAAACTCAGTGACGGTGTATCTTGACAGTCACCAAGccagcaggggaagaaggaaaaaccCACCTGCTGGCCTTAGGATTTATTGAAAGCTGCCAGCACCGCCCAGATCATCTCTGTGGCACTGTGCTTTGTCCCCTCCACTTCAGGGTCCAGTTCTACTAGGTCCTTGGCTCGATTCATTGCCACATCATACTTGTCATCTGCCAGAGAGGAGAAGACATTCTCCAGCACATCGGAGGAGTGGGCTAGCACCAGGAGTGCTAGAGTTCGTCTGTCCATACGCTGAGGGTCATTTACCCACCGCTCTAGGACACTATCTTGAAGTTTTTTCATTAGTCGCTGTTTCTCTGTTGTATTGGTCACTGGATGAGTAGTCATGTCAAATAGGAGGAAATTCTGCTTCTCAGTGGTTAGAATACCCTTCTCTACTAGGTTCTTTGCAATTCGCTCTCTTACATTTCTCAGCTGGTACTGTAATTTGAAGGGATTCCAGGTCTCGCCTAtaggggaaagaaacagaaaacttggaaCAACACTATGAACCAGAACTAGATCTAACAAGACATCTATAGAACATTCCACTCTATAAcagcagaatgtacattcttctctagtgtacatggaacattctccaggacagaccatatgttaggccacaaaacaagccttaataaatttaaaaggactgaaaacatacaaagtatgaggtgtgattaagaaatatggtgaatgctgctaccaagtgccatccaacggaaaggcagggatcttcagtactAGAAGTGGTGCGTTGAACCTTaatgacagtgtgtgacaagtttcaacttgttcggtgcagttgggtgtgagctacggttgagagaaggtgtgttttaaagtgtgccatacaTCATGGATCACCGACAATGCACTAACATGAAATgtgcaaatggtttcatcctccatcatgacaatgctccgtgtcatacactgcttctgatatatggcaatttctgtcaaataaaaacattacggtgtgtcctcatccacctcattcactggatctggcaccgtgtgacttctggctcttccccaaagtcagaatgattcaggacatcgagacagccaGTTTTATgaacaactaaagacactcacaaaagagtaCTTGTGCTTCAGAacgtggcaagaacgatgggataagtgtgttcgaagcgagggggaatatcttgaagggaattaatggcaatttgtcttttactgtaataagtttaaaaaaaaattaaacattcaccatattttttgatcacacctatGTTATATCCAagcacaatggaattaaattaaaaattagtaacagaaggaaattgagaaaatttaaaaaatgtggaaataaaacaatacattccTAAATAGCTAGTAGgtcaaagaaatcacaagggaaatttaaaaactactttgagtttaataaaaatgaaaacacaacataccaaaacctaTGGTTGCAGCTTAAAGCAGTGCCAAGAGGGAAATTTGTGACTCCAACTGCTATGTAGAAAAGGACAtgtcaaatcaataacctaacctAACCTACCTTAAAAAactagggggggaaaaaaagggcatgctaaacccaaagcaagcagaagaaaagaaataataaaaattagagtggaaatcaagaaaataaaaacaatagagaaaatcagtgaaagtTGGCTcattgaaaagatcaataaaattgataagcctagaccaagagaaaaagagagaagactcaaattactaaaattatgaccttgaagaaataaaaagggtaaTGAGGGCATAATATGATAAATAAcactatgccaacaaattagataacctagaagaaacagataaattccttgaaacacaaaaattat
This DNA window, taken from Rhinolophus ferrumequinum isolate MPI-CBG mRhiFer1 chromosome 22, mRhiFer1_v1.p, whole genome shotgun sequence, encodes the following:
- the LOC117014980 gene encoding ubiquitin-conjugating enzyme E2 E3-like, coding for MSGDRRRSEDESPGTSGRRSDADQRDSAAPEPGEQDKKPSATQQKRNTKLSSKTVARLSTSAKRIQKELAEMTLDGLPNCSAGPKAHNIYEWRSTILGPQGSVYEGGVFLLDITFSPNYPFKPPKVTFRTRIYHCNINSQGVICLDILKDNWSPALTVSKVLLSICSLLTDCNPEDPLVRSIATQYLTNREEHDRIARLWTKRYATGSRHL